In a single window of the Thermoplasmatales archaeon genome:
- a CDS encoding methyltransferase, with the protein MRDFKHVIQKDSEFVYVPLSKVPESIYENAEIVDIEPKEKRIRYYPKTSGGSFDLIGSIAILKYREPERLKKVAHEILTTNRNIKAVYSDQGVSGPYRIRDLNLIEGERVYETDYRENGVVMKVDLSSVYFSPRLATERLLVSQSVKEGELIVDMFSGIGTFPLNIAHKKKCEIYAIDSNPRAIGLLNENLKKNHLLGRIYPTLGLAEKEIVKFRDVDRIIMNLPHDSFMYVSAAKEVLKSNGLINYYEIADIITLEERMEKLFEMGLNIVSKRVVHSYSKIERMYSLTLRKEN; encoded by the coding sequence GTGAGGGACTTTAAACACGTTATACAAAAGGATTCTGAATTTGTATATGTCCCGTTGAGTAAAGTACCAGAAAGTATCTATGAAAACGCTGAAATCGTGGACATAGAACCAAAGGAAAAGCGGATCAGATATTATCCAAAAACATCCGGTGGTTCGTTTGACCTTATAGGGAGTATAGCCATATTAAAATACAGGGAACCTGAAAGATTGAAAAAAGTTGCACATGAGATATTGACGACTAATAGGAATATCAAAGCAGTCTATTCGGACCAGGGTGTATCCGGACCTTATCGCATTCGAGACCTGAATCTTATAGAAGGGGAGCGCGTCTATGAAACTGACTACAGGGAAAACGGAGTGGTAATGAAGGTGGATCTAAGCAGTGTGTATTTTTCTCCAAGGCTCGCGACAGAACGCCTCCTTGTTTCACAGTCAGTAAAAGAGGGTGAATTGATCGTTGACATGTTTTCTGGTATAGGGACTTTTCCGTTAAACATAGCGCACAAAAAAAAGTGCGAGATTTATGCGATAGATAGTAACCCTAGAGCCATTGGTCTTTTGAACGAAAACCTGAAGAAAAATCATCTGTTGGGGCGCATATACCCAACCCTGGGCTTGGCAGAAAAAGAAATAGTAAAATTCAGGGATGTTGACCGAATCATAATGAATCTTCCACATGATTCTTTTATGTACGTTTCAGCAGCTAAAGAGGTTCTTAAATCGAACGGTCTAATAAATTATTATGAGATAGCTGATATAATAACCCTCGAGGAAAGGATGGAAAAGCTTTTTGAAATGGGTTTGAACATAGTTTCGAAAAGAGTGGTTCATAGTTATTCAAAAATTGAAAGGATGTATTCTCTGACGCTAAGGAAAGAAAATTAA
- a CDS encoding signal recognition particle has protein sequence MSITLYSQYFNPKLSRSKGRRIPLDPAKKYSDESLVNILKGFGFKYEVRDVRYPRVPWEPCKMYVLEANVKKSTLIKMIERKLR, from the coding sequence ATGTCAATAACATTATATTCCCAGTATTTCAACCCAAAATTATCTAGGTCTAAGGGGCGACGAATACCATTAGATCCAGCAAAGAAATACTCTGATGAATCTCTTGTCAATATCCTGAAAGGATTTGGATTCAAGTATGAAGTGCGAGATGTCAGATATCCAAGAGTACCGTGGGAGCCGTGTAAGATGTACGTGCTAGAGGCTAATGTCAAGAAATCCACTTTAATTAAGATGATCGAAAGAAAACTCAGATAA
- a CDS encoding 30S ribosomal protein S8e — translation MTIFHGKPKKKPSGGKLRKAREKRRYELGREPTLTRIGPTSRKVIRTTGGNSKVVLMKEDTANVYSPSGKVVKRVKIQTVKKNSADQHYVQRNIITKGTVILTEIGEAKVTSRPGQDGVINAVLLEESSVSQEKQN, via the coding sequence TTGACTATATTTCATGGTAAACCAAAAAAGAAACCGAGTGGTGGGAAGCTAAGAAAAGCCAGAGAAAAGAGAAGATATGAGCTTGGACGCGAACCGACGCTTACAAGGATTGGGCCCACATCAAGAAAAGTTATCAGGACAACCGGCGGTAATTCAAAAGTGGTCCTTATGAAGGAGGACACGGCTAATGTTTATTCGCCATCAGGAAAAGTTGTAAAGAGAGTTAAAATTCAGACCGTTAAGAAAAACTCTGCTGATCAGCATTATGTTCAGAGAAATATAATCACTAAAGGTACTGTAATCTTGACTGAAATAGGTGAGGCCAAGGTGACGTCAAGACCAGGACAGGACGGAGTTATAAATGCTGTTCTCCTTGAGGAATCTTCTGTCAGTCAAGAAAAACAGAATTAG
- the treZ gene encoding malto-oligosyltrehalose trehalohydrolase: MNHGYEFIGDTVTVHVWAPNIKDMVFLRVRDGARFTMYDSSDGFKSADLKLSPGDRYYFLADGKKIPDPASRFQPEGIYGPSEIIKNDLERIKKWKTYDLKETIIEEIHVGTYTREGTYESAGEMVDHFVNLGINHVELMPLNQTYGTRNWGYDGVFLFAPSYSYGRPEDLCRFIDKLHENGINVILDVVYNHIGPLGNILGVVGDYFSKWYNNPWGQALNLDGPGSDAVRSFILQNVKYWIEEYKFDGLRIDATHAIFDSSPSHILKEISILIKGLENRLGRKIKLIAEDDKNDNALVKELKDCGYGFDASWNGDFHHSIHSFLTYENSGYYEDYGKFTDITDCLENGYLYNGRYSKYLKKTRGTLFEENRRKLVVFDSNHDQVGNRAFGERPVSIVGDEKAKLFAASVLLSPFTPMLFMGEEYGETNPFLFFMQTEDKEFAKIVREGRFKEFKDFSWKGDIPDPSSVESFNKSKLSWRITDDRGKEFLEFYKKMISLRKKIVSEKYQVHFESKIIKIEYQKASVYFSFSDKPQTIVQESKGATKKILILPFSALIEEY; the protein is encoded by the coding sequence GTGAACCATGGGTATGAGTTTATTGGAGATACCGTTACCGTTCATGTTTGGGCGCCCAATATTAAGGACATGGTGTTTTTGCGTGTTAGAGATGGTGCCAGATTTACAATGTACGATTCCTCGGATGGATTCAAGAGCGCTGACTTAAAACTATCTCCAGGTGACCGATATTACTTTCTCGCTGACGGTAAAAAAATACCAGATCCTGCTTCGAGATTTCAACCTGAGGGGATATATGGTCCAAGCGAGATAATAAAAAACGACCTTGAACGCATTAAAAAATGGAAAACATATGACCTGAAGGAAACCATAATTGAAGAAATCCATGTTGGAACGTATACAAGAGAAGGTACTTACGAATCCGCGGGGGAAATGGTTGATCATTTTGTAAATTTAGGAATAAATCACGTGGAATTAATGCCGTTGAACCAGACTTATGGAACTAGGAACTGGGGATATGACGGCGTCTTTCTTTTTGCTCCTAGTTATAGCTATGGTAGGCCTGAAGACTTGTGTAGATTTATCGACAAATTACATGAGAACGGCATAAATGTTATTCTAGACGTAGTTTACAATCACATAGGGCCACTTGGTAATATACTCGGAGTTGTTGGAGACTATTTCTCAAAATGGTACAATAATCCATGGGGTCAGGCACTTAATCTTGACGGACCTGGATCAGATGCAGTAAGATCGTTCATTTTGCAGAACGTGAAATACTGGATAGAAGAATATAAATTCGATGGCCTGAGGATAGATGCGACACATGCCATTTTCGATTCTTCCCCGAGTCACATACTGAAGGAAATTTCTATTCTAATAAAAGGCCTCGAGAATAGATTAGGAAGAAAAATAAAACTCATTGCCGAAGACGACAAGAACGACAATGCCCTCGTAAAGGAACTAAAGGACTGTGGTTACGGATTTGATGCAAGTTGGAATGGTGATTTCCACCACAGCATACATTCATTTCTGACTTATGAAAACAGTGGGTATTATGAGGATTATGGAAAGTTTACTGACATCACTGACTGCCTTGAAAATGGTTATCTCTATAATGGGAGATACTCGAAGTACCTGAAGAAGACAAGAGGAACATTATTCGAAGAAAACAGAAGAAAACTGGTGGTTTTCGATTCGAATCATGATCAAGTTGGAAACCGTGCGTTTGGAGAGAGACCGGTCAGTATAGTTGGCGATGAGAAAGCAAAGCTATTCGCAGCTTCCGTGCTTCTCTCCCCCTTTACACCTATGCTTTTCATGGGAGAAGAGTACGGCGAAACCAACCCCTTTTTATTTTTTATGCAAACAGAAGATAAAGAGTTCGCAAAGATTGTAAGAGAAGGGAGATTTAAAGAATTTAAAGATTTTTCCTGGAAAGGCGATATACCGGATCCCTCATCCGTCGAATCGTTCAATAAATCGAAATTATCATGGAGGATTACAGACGACAGAGGGAAAGAGTTTCTTGAATTTTATAAAAAAATGATAAGTTTGCGCAAGAAGATCGTTTCCGAGAAATATCAAGTACATTTTGAGAGTAAAATAATAAAGATAGAATACCAAAAGGCTTCGGTTTACTTTTCCTTCTCTGATAAACCACAAACAATAGTACAGGAATCAAAAGGAGCGACAAAGAAAATTTTGATCCTGCCATTCTCAGCCTTAATTGAGGAATATTAG
- the treY gene encoding malto-oligosyltrehalose synthase yields the protein MSLHPTSMYRLQFNRSFPLSEIGGLISYLKKLGVSHIYSSPILESVKGSNHGYNVVNFEQINPELGSEEEFVQMSELVHRNEMGWIQDIVPNHMAISSQNVYLQDIFRNGPKSHYYNLFDVFHSTNFQSKKIDLPILGTTFETALKDKVILKNGQTIEIGGETFALRTNFGAPSSRNVKLEDLIKFQYFRPVYYRSALAGTNYRRFFSVNSLIAIRPEKYFSLVMGKLRELEEKGLIDGYRIDHIDGLFDPRGFISRIKRNKGAYVFVEKILDKNEKVQPLWLSDGTTGYDFLFRCTYLFVDKKNRSKLLGIYRKFTGESIDLQRIMQDAKHHYMEKRFVSEIDYVTDIFFKFAREKVYGQECNIHSLRAALSELLVNIPVYRTYVPDKHSFEILERAIENAKESSAEGDALDILKRVLHDKTSTEIFKRLEQFMPAITAKSTEDKAFFLYVPLLSINEVGCDPELFSVSPEEFHQFNLERSKVSPNSINTLSTHDTKLGEDLRAKINVISEIPEAWEKYIQSWSSFNVKFKINDSPSKKDEYYFYQILLAQNPSEWDSKFEDRVCNQMLKMARESGTNTDWDQKNETYEETLLNFIRASMNDTKFRESYMEFYNRVAPYGALNSVEQNLLKITSPGVPDVFQGSELANNFFTDPDNRIAANFSLLSRELEYVVDQYRKGNFNAFLDNLSSGRLKLLTSYVLLNFRKRSKVFSGKYIPLQVHGKLKNNIIAFSRVYKKETMIVVVPIRTAFLNGVLPLSNVWKDTRLTLGDNKLHKFIDVFTNDVYEVKNSVKVENIMRTFPFTVLTEGVLK from the coding sequence ATGAGTCTCCATCCAACGTCAATGTACAGATTACAATTCAATAGATCCTTTCCACTCAGCGAGATAGGAGGATTAATCAGTTATCTTAAAAAATTAGGAGTATCTCACATTTATTCTTCACCCATCCTTGAAAGCGTTAAAGGCAGCAATCATGGTTATAATGTTGTGAATTTCGAACAAATTAATCCTGAACTTGGAAGTGAAGAAGAATTCGTACAAATGTCTGAGTTGGTTCATAGGAATGAGATGGGATGGATCCAGGACATTGTTCCGAATCACATGGCTATTAGTTCTCAGAATGTGTATTTACAGGACATATTTAGGAATGGACCAAAATCCCATTACTACAACCTGTTTGATGTTTTTCATTCAACTAATTTCCAATCTAAGAAAATAGATCTGCCAATACTTGGAACCACATTTGAAACCGCCCTGAAAGACAAAGTCATATTAAAGAATGGACAAACGATAGAAATAGGAGGAGAAACATTTGCGTTACGCACAAATTTTGGTGCGCCATCCAGTCGGAACGTTAAACTAGAAGATTTGATTAAATTTCAATACTTCAGGCCAGTATATTACCGTTCTGCATTGGCTGGAACTAATTACAGGAGATTCTTCTCTGTCAACTCACTAATTGCAATAAGACCAGAAAAATATTTTTCACTAGTTATGGGAAAGTTAAGAGAACTAGAAGAAAAAGGGCTTATAGACGGGTACAGAATCGACCATATAGATGGACTTTTTGATCCTAGGGGATTCATATCAAGAATCAAACGTAACAAAGGTGCTTATGTTTTTGTTGAAAAGATACTAGACAAAAACGAGAAAGTACAACCATTATGGTTGTCTGATGGGACTACTGGTTACGATTTCCTCTTCCGATGCACCTATTTGTTCGTAGACAAAAAAAATAGGTCTAAACTGTTAGGGATTTATAGAAAGTTTACTGGCGAAAGTATAGACCTTCAAAGGATTATGCAAGATGCAAAGCACCACTACATGGAAAAACGCTTCGTCTCGGAGATCGACTATGTTACGGACATATTCTTTAAGTTCGCCAGAGAAAAGGTTTACGGACAGGAATGCAACATTCATTCATTAAGGGCGGCCTTGAGTGAACTTCTCGTAAACATTCCTGTATACAGGACATACGTTCCGGATAAGCACTCGTTCGAGATCTTGGAAAGAGCAATTGAAAACGCAAAAGAGAGTTCTGCAGAAGGCGATGCTCTTGACATTCTTAAACGCGTATTGCATGATAAAACCTCAACTGAAATTTTTAAAAGATTAGAGCAGTTCATGCCCGCTATAACCGCGAAATCCACTGAAGATAAGGCGTTCTTCCTTTATGTGCCACTGCTATCAATAAATGAGGTGGGATGCGACCCTGAATTATTTTCCGTGTCTCCTGAAGAGTTCCACCAATTTAATTTGGAACGATCTAAGGTTTCACCTAATTCCATAAATACTCTATCCACACACGATACCAAGTTGGGCGAGGATCTGCGGGCAAAGATCAATGTAATATCAGAGATCCCAGAGGCATGGGAAAAATACATACAGTCATGGAGTAGTTTTAATGTGAAATTCAAAATTAATGATTCCCCAAGCAAGAAGGATGAGTACTATTTTTATCAGATCCTTCTGGCACAAAATCCTTCAGAATGGGATTCAAAGTTCGAGGATCGAGTGTGTAACCAGATGTTAAAAATGGCCAGAGAATCTGGAACAAATACAGATTGGGATCAAAAGAATGAAACCTATGAGGAGACCTTGCTTAATTTCATACGTGCATCAATGAATGATACTAAATTCAGGGAAAGTTACATGGAATTCTACAACCGCGTCGCCCCATATGGTGCATTAAATTCTGTCGAGCAGAATTTACTTAAAATAACTTCACCGGGGGTACCAGATGTCTTCCAAGGCTCAGAACTGGCAAATAACTTCTTCACAGATCCAGACAACAGAATTGCAGCAAACTTTTCCTTGCTTTCGCGGGAGCTGGAATATGTCGTGGATCAGTACAGAAAAGGCAATTTCAATGCGTTTCTTGATAATTTGTCAAGTGGACGATTGAAACTCTTAACTTCTTATGTCTTGCTAAATTTCAGGAAGAGGAGTAAAGTTTTCTCTGGCAAATACATACCTCTCCAGGTGCATGGAAAGCTTAAAAATAATATCATAGCTTTCAGCCGCGTCTACAAGAAAGAGACTATGATTGTCGTTGTACCTATCCGAACGGCTTTTTTGAATGGAGTCCTCCCGTTGTCAAATGTGTGGAAAGATACCAGACTGACACTGGGTGACAACAAACTTCACAAATTTATAGATGTGTTCACAAACGACGTCTACGAAGTAAAAAATTCTGTAAAAGTAGAGAACATAATGAGAACTTTCCCTTTCACGGTCTTGACGGAGGGTGTTCTGAAGTGA
- the glgX gene encoding glycogen debranching protein GlgX produces MKILDPLYSKLKASSYNQGSIVTNEGVLFSVYSENATAIYVEIYKNNDDRNPEIYPLERQSKFMWRAFISGIGPGTLYGYRADGPFSPENGLRYNKNKLLMDPYSKAVSSEVISTELTNGYKLNDPGADLSFDDMDDANAMPKSVVFEDNFDWKGVGKPLIPWKDLIIYETHVKGLTKRKPDIDERIRGTFLALYSDQMIDYLKDLGINAVELLPIHQRIDSYVFNGITTNTYWGYNTINFFSPEITYSAGKAPGDQINEFKNVVKKFHENGIEVILDVVYNHTAEGNQLGPTMSFRGIDNSVYYKLASDKRYYVDFTGVGNTINIKHPQVLKLITDSLRYWAIDMQVDGFRFDLASVLGRKRSAFDPFTSFFGIIHTDPILSTVKLIAEPWDVGIGGYQLGNFPLDWAEWNGKYRDGVRHYWKGHGRNLSEFATRFSGSSDLFEWRGKTQYSSVNFITCHDGFTLSDLVSYNTKHNEENNEGNKDGTDNNISENMGFEGPTDSPAVLKKRNTRIRTFLITLLTSQGTPMILGGDEIKRTQNGNNNAYKLDNETSWYDWNVDEDKRNLLDFTKRIIAIRRRFCVLRQDSYLKGSGKDPDAKQIAWLRSDGTEMNESDWHVKRSIGILLVCTKCEHDGCERDNLFIAFNPTTIPLKFNLPSGYSRFILLISSQQIHPEDERDIGAQHIVLEPGSAFVLKAVR; encoded by the coding sequence GTGAAAATACTGGATCCGTTATATTCTAAACTAAAAGCTTCCAGTTATAATCAAGGATCTATCGTTACTAACGAGGGAGTTCTTTTCTCAGTTTATTCCGAAAACGCAACAGCAATATATGTTGAAATTTACAAGAACAATGACGACAGAAACCCTGAGATATATCCACTTGAACGACAAAGCAAGTTCATGTGGAGGGCTTTCATTTCAGGGATAGGCCCAGGGACGCTATATGGCTATAGAGCGGACGGTCCTTTTTCCCCTGAAAATGGTCTAAGATATAATAAAAATAAATTGTTGATGGATCCTTATTCGAAGGCTGTTTCTTCAGAAGTAATATCTACAGAATTAACAAACGGTTACAAGTTAAACGACCCCGGTGCTGACCTTTCGTTTGATGACATGGACGACGCAAACGCAATGCCGAAATCTGTCGTGTTCGAGGATAACTTTGACTGGAAAGGCGTTGGGAAACCCTTGATCCCGTGGAAGGACCTCATTATCTATGAAACCCATGTAAAAGGGTTGACAAAACGAAAGCCAGATATAGACGAGCGTATCCGAGGAACATTTTTGGCTCTCTATTCAGATCAAATGATAGATTATCTCAAGGATCTTGGAATAAACGCTGTAGAATTATTGCCTATTCACCAGAGAATTGATTCTTATGTTTTCAACGGTATTACAACAAACACGTACTGGGGATATAATACGATCAACTTTTTTTCCCCAGAGATAACATATTCTGCTGGGAAAGCTCCAGGAGACCAAATCAACGAATTCAAGAATGTTGTTAAGAAATTCCATGAGAATGGGATTGAGGTGATTCTTGATGTTGTGTACAACCATACGGCAGAGGGCAACCAGTTGGGCCCGACAATGTCTTTCAGAGGCATAGATAATTCAGTTTATTACAAGCTGGCTTCGGACAAGAGGTATTATGTTGATTTCACAGGTGTCGGAAATACCATAAATATAAAGCATCCACAGGTGCTTAAGTTGATAACAGACAGTTTAAGGTACTGGGCCATTGACATGCAGGTTGATGGATTCAGGTTTGACCTTGCATCGGTGCTGGGCAGAAAGCGCTCCGCTTTCGACCCATTTACGTCCTTCTTCGGTATAATACATACGGATCCCATCCTTTCTACTGTAAAATTAATTGCAGAACCCTGGGACGTAGGAATCGGAGGATATCAGTTGGGCAACTTTCCACTCGATTGGGCTGAGTGGAACGGAAAGTACAGGGATGGTGTTAGACATTACTGGAAAGGGCATGGAAGAAATCTCTCAGAATTTGCCACTCGCTTCAGCGGATCCTCCGATCTTTTTGAATGGCGTGGAAAAACACAGTACTCCAGTGTGAATTTCATTACGTGCCATGACGGATTTACGCTCAGCGATCTGGTAAGCTACAACACTAAGCACAACGAGGAAAATAATGAGGGAAATAAAGACGGTACTGATAATAATATTAGCGAAAATATGGGCTTTGAAGGTCCAACTGATTCTCCAGCAGTCTTGAAGAAGAGAAACACAAGGATTAGAACGTTTCTTATCACGCTTTTGACCTCTCAGGGAACTCCGATGATCCTTGGTGGGGACGAAATAAAGAGAACACAGAATGGAAATAACAATGCCTATAAACTGGACAATGAGACATCATGGTATGATTGGAACGTTGATGAAGATAAAAGAAATCTTCTTGACTTCACAAAGAGGATCATAGCTATACGCAGAAGATTCTGTGTCCTTAGGCAGGATAGTTATCTGAAAGGCTCCGGAAAAGATCCGGATGCAAAACAGATCGCATGGCTGAGGAGCGATGGAACTGAAATGAACGAATCGGACTGGCACGTAAAAAGGAGTATTGGAATACTTCTCGTTTGCACAAAGTGCGAACATGACGGCTGTGAACGGGATAATCTGTTCATAGCGTTCAATCCAACCACAATACCCTTGAAATTCAATCTTCCTTCTGGATATAGCCGTTTTATCCTCTTGATAAGCTCTCAGCAGATACATCCGGAGGATGAACGAGATATCGGTGCTCAGCACATAGTCCTGGAACCTGGATCAGCTTTTGTCCTAAAAGCCGTCAGATAA
- a CDS encoding DEAD/DEAH box helicase, whose product MTKLSELSLPQSFLDLFDGNDVELYPHQEEAIKLLDSHKNVIVSVPTASGKSLIAYYAIYKEFLKKNKSMYIVPLRALASEKYSELKKLGSQGMRVALSIGNYDETPEFIKKCDVVVCTSEKADSLFHRDPDFISEISLVVADELHLLGDSSRGSRLETFLSAIVKSSPDTMTLGLSATITNISDLCKWLNAVPVVSDFRPVSLSKGILTKSYLEIADKRIASFKEEDAVVGLCNRVVSEGGQILIFVSSRKRAEDLALKLSERIEKDKIEPVKFTANEDEMNYYDDQMQQLFSSGVAFHHAGLSNKIRELVEEKFRDRKLKVLVATPTLAAGINLPARTVLILDLSRYSNGRMEYISTTEVHQMLGRAGRPKYDRSGYGILYAANSNTEETARDYLESEPEPVISNLGQESLIRFISLALVSNGLAKSIQDISEFYDSSLFGIQNPDTDLSYNIEKSMNFLVENELVLSRNFKFYPTQFGKIVSDLYLDPITAVQLRDYLRSKDITDERSLLWLAKSPEIPSLYIRAAEREQAIVFAEIADFPLEDWDPDALNRIKLAMMLYSWIQEVPINKICSDFFIGPGDVQSKASSADWISYALSRLAGLFLPEKRRYFEILNIRIREGIKEELVHLIVLPNIGRVRARRLFNNGLLDLNSIASCDIQKLQNIPGFSKRLAETTKENATRLVQRGYS is encoded by the coding sequence TTGACAAAGCTAAGTGAACTCTCTCTGCCACAGTCCTTTCTTGACTTATTCGATGGGAATGATGTGGAACTGTATCCGCATCAGGAGGAAGCCATCAAGCTCCTGGATAGTCACAAAAATGTAATCGTGTCTGTTCCAACTGCATCAGGAAAGAGTCTAATAGCTTACTATGCCATATACAAGGAATTTCTTAAAAAGAATAAGAGCATGTATATTGTTCCCTTAAGAGCTCTGGCTTCTGAAAAGTATTCTGAACTGAAAAAACTAGGCTCTCAGGGAATGCGTGTTGCTTTATCCATTGGGAATTATGACGAAACCCCTGAATTTATAAAGAAATGCGATGTTGTAGTATGTACCTCAGAAAAAGCTGATTCCCTTTTTCACAGAGATCCGGATTTTATTTCTGAAATATCTCTTGTTGTAGCAGATGAACTACACCTTCTTGGAGATTCGTCCAGAGGTTCAAGGCTTGAAACATTTCTCTCAGCTATAGTTAAATCCAGTCCGGACACGATGACTCTTGGTTTATCAGCCACCATTACAAACATCAGCGATCTGTGCAAATGGCTTAATGCCGTGCCAGTAGTCAGTGACTTTAGACCGGTGTCTCTGAGCAAGGGGATATTAACTAAATCATACCTGGAGATAGCTGATAAAAGGATAGCTTCGTTCAAGGAGGAGGATGCGGTGGTTGGACTCTGCAACAGAGTCGTTTCCGAAGGCGGGCAGATCCTAATTTTTGTGAGTTCAAGAAAAAGAGCAGAAGATCTTGCTCTTAAACTCTCGGAGAGGATAGAGAAAGATAAAATCGAACCGGTAAAATTTACAGCTAATGAGGACGAAATGAACTACTACGACGACCAGATGCAGCAACTTTTTTCATCAGGAGTCGCTTTTCACCATGCGGGTCTGTCGAATAAGATAAGGGAACTCGTTGAAGAAAAATTCAGGGACAGAAAGCTCAAAGTTCTTGTCGCAACACCTACACTTGCGGCCGGTATAAACTTGCCAGCACGGACGGTCTTAATTCTTGATCTCAGCCGTTACTCGAACGGGCGCATGGAGTACATCTCAACAACGGAGGTACATCAAATGCTGGGCCGGGCAGGAAGGCCAAAGTATGATCGGTCCGGATACGGCATCCTCTATGCCGCTAATTCAAACACGGAAGAAACAGCCAGGGACTATCTTGAATCGGAACCCGAGCCGGTAATATCAAACCTGGGGCAGGAAAGTTTGATTCGTTTTATATCATTGGCGCTTGTATCAAACGGTTTAGCCAAAAGCATTCAAGATATATCTGAATTTTATGATTCTTCCCTTTTTGGTATTCAGAATCCGGATACCGATTTATCTTATAATATTGAAAAGTCCATGAACTTTTTGGTAGAGAACGAGCTTGTTCTTTCGCGGAATTTTAAATTTTATCCGACCCAGTTTGGCAAGATTGTTTCGGACCTTTATCTTGATCCAATAACTGCTGTTCAACTCCGGGACTACCTGAGAAGCAAAGACATTACCGACGAACGTTCCCTTCTCTGGCTTGCAAAATCTCCAGAGATCCCTTCACTTTATATAAGGGCTGCAGAGCGGGAACAGGCTATTGTATTTGCTGAGATCGCGGATTTCCCACTGGAAGATTGGGATCCCGATGCATTAAACAGAATAAAGCTCGCTATGATGTTATATTCCTGGATACAGGAAGTGCCAATAAATAAAATCTGCAGTGATTTCTTCATCGGCCCGGGGGATGTTCAGTCAAAAGCAAGCAGTGCAGATTGGATATCTTATGCACTTTCACGCCTTGCGGGCCTGTTTCTTCCAGAAAAAAGGAGATATTTTGAAATTTTAAATATCAGAATTAGGGAAGGCATAAAGGAAGAGCTGGTTCACCTTATTGTATTACCCAACATTGGCAGGGTTCGGGCAAGAAGACTCTTTAATAATGGGCTTTTAGATCTTAATTCTATTGCCTCATGCGATATACAAAAACTCCAGAATATCCCGGGGTTCTCAAAGAGACTCGCAGAGACTACCAAAGAAAATGCAACAAGATTGGTTCAAAGAGGATATTCGTGA
- a CDS encoding SDR family oxidoreductase — protein MENARMNGKIALITGSSRGIGRAIAERFHRDGARIAINYSRNEKAALELREKLTGSEIFKADVSNRDEVRNMIKDINKKMGSIDILVNNAGIFNLMPFEEYDEERVERMYAVNVKGAVYTTLEAINNLKETRGVILNIASNAGVGTAADNTTFYSMTKAAIISLTKRLSFELGKYKIRVNAIAPGWVESDMTIGGKTKEEIDTFEKFFIERTELNMIGKPEYIANIASFICSDEAAFIDGQVIVADGGRIDNLTHSL, from the coding sequence ATGGAAAACGCTAGAATGAATGGAAAAATTGCGTTGATAACAGGGTCGTCTAGAGGGATAGGGCGCGCAATAGCAGAAAGATTCCACAGGGATGGAGCAAGAATAGCAATAAATTATTCAAGAAACGAGAAAGCGGCCTTGGAACTGAGGGAGAAATTAACAGGATCTGAGATTTTCAAGGCTGACGTATCCAACAGAGATGAAGTCAGAAATATGATAAAGGATATCAACAAAAAGATGGGAAGCATTGACATTCTTGTCAACAACGCGGGAATTTTCAATCTCATGCCGTTTGAAGAATATGATGAAGAGCGTGTTGAGAGGATGTACGCAGTAAATGTAAAGGGTGCTGTGTACACTACGCTGGAGGCCATTAACAACCTTAAGGAAACTAGAGGTGTCATTCTAAATATAGCTTCAAACGCGGGGGTCGGTACTGCAGCAGACAATACAACATTTTATTCAATGACTAAGGCCGCGATAATAAGTCTGACAAAGAGACTTTCATTTGAACTAGGGAAGTATAAAATTAGAGTAAATGCAATCGCACCAGGCTGGGTAGAATCAGACATGACAATAGGAGGAAAAACAAAGGAAGAAATAGATACTTTTGAAAAGTTTTTCATTGAGAGAACAGAGCTTAACATGATCGGAAAACCAGAATACATTGCAAATATTGCATCATTTATTTGCTCAGATGAGGCAGCGTTTATAGATGGCCAAGTGATCGTTGCAGACGGTGGAAGAATAGACAATCTCACTCATAGCCTTTAA